Proteins from a single region of Belliella baltica DSM 15883:
- a CDS encoding alpha-amylase family glycosyl hydrolase, which produces MKSRITISIYLLVLLFFSSSAIAQVTTQPGFPRADQKVKIIYDATQGSSGLVGEDPVYIHIGAVTQGPTSTTWSIVPFEWGTANPDARMSKVEGESDLWEWELTPNELFEISGDQTVFRLGMVFRNATGNREGKTATNGDFFVNLSQGFDVSFTNPLTSSMLLEIGESQEISIVASEASNLSITINNSEVASSLESETLDYTFNATTEGVFEIQAKAISGDQEATADISINVVGQSPQAELPEGVRKGINYISDTEVILVLEAPKKKNVFVIGDFNDWQILPSYQMFQTTNKEMFWLRITDLNPGEEYIFQYLVDGSIRIGDPYADKTSDPFNDQEIIDQNRYPELKPYPQGKTEFQASYLQTAQQPYEWKYLDYNKPKPEELVVYELLVRDFDDRRTYKAVTERLDYLKDLGINAIELMPIKEFEGNLSWGYNPSFFFAADKVYGPKNDLKELIDEAHKRDMVVILDMVLNHAFGQNPMVRLYNDGDYGAPTEDNPWFNRVARHPFNVGYDFNHESEYTKAFVDTVNHYWLSEYKFDGYRFDLSKGFTQVNSGDNVSFWSQRDESRIAIWKNIYDNIKKDFPDAYVILEHFADNSEETELANYGLMFWGNMNGDFRAMAKGENRNFDWGYYKTRGWEQSNLVTYMESQDEERTMWESINYGQRSPIDIRELNHATNRNQLMATFFFAIPGPKMLWQFEEFGYDLELNNDRLGVKPTRWNYLDNPERQRLFNLYRAMIQLKNDYNFFNEPDEATLSLTQVVKSIKVEEGDLSVVLYGNFGLTDVNNASLTFPSTGTWYNYFTGEEINLTSNSITQRLRGNQFVLYTNQKLPMPEGQILEDIITSVEEENIDDLAFKIYPNPSSDMLNISMPNGFNQFNYRVLDLTGRVLLEGEESGVSNNLELEIKDFKAGLYIFELNDNRQLVRKRFIKK; this is translated from the coding sequence ATGAAATCCAGAATTACCATATCCATTTATTTACTCGTACTTTTATTTTTTTCTAGTTCGGCAATCGCGCAAGTTACTACCCAACCCGGTTTTCCTAGAGCAGATCAAAAAGTAAAAATTATCTATGATGCAACTCAGGGATCATCAGGTTTAGTCGGAGAAGACCCTGTGTATATTCATATAGGAGCCGTCACTCAAGGTCCAACTTCTACAACTTGGTCAATTGTCCCATTTGAATGGGGTACTGCCAATCCAGATGCAAGAATGTCTAAGGTAGAAGGGGAGTCTGATTTATGGGAATGGGAACTGACCCCCAATGAACTTTTTGAAATTTCTGGAGACCAGACTGTCTTCCGTTTAGGGATGGTTTTTAGAAATGCTACAGGGAATAGAGAGGGTAAAACTGCTACCAATGGTGATTTTTTTGTAAATCTTAGTCAGGGATTTGATGTAAGCTTTACGAATCCCTTGACTTCTTCCATGTTGTTAGAAATTGGAGAGAGTCAAGAAATTTCAATTGTAGCTTCTGAAGCTTCGAATTTGAGTATAACAATCAACAACTCCGAGGTAGCTTCTTCTTTGGAATCTGAAACTTTGGATTACACTTTTAATGCAACTACGGAAGGAGTTTTTGAGATTCAAGCTAAAGCAATTTCTGGTGACCAAGAAGCAACAGCCGATATATCTATAAATGTAGTAGGACAAAGTCCACAAGCGGAGTTACCTGAAGGAGTAAGAAAAGGAATCAATTACATTTCGGATACAGAGGTGATTTTGGTGCTTGAAGCTCCTAAGAAGAAGAATGTTTTTGTAATTGGGGACTTCAATGACTGGCAAATTCTACCTAGCTATCAAATGTTTCAAACAACAAACAAAGAAATGTTTTGGCTTAGAATTACCGATCTTAATCCAGGAGAAGAGTATATTTTTCAATATCTAGTAGATGGGAGTATTAGAATTGGAGACCCTTATGCTGATAAGACTTCTGATCCATTTAATGATCAGGAAATAATCGATCAGAATAGATATCCAGAATTAAAACCTTACCCTCAAGGAAAGACTGAATTTCAGGCTTCTTATCTACAAACAGCACAGCAGCCTTATGAATGGAAGTACTTAGATTACAATAAACCCAAACCAGAGGAGTTGGTCGTTTATGAACTTTTGGTTAGAGATTTTGATGATAGGAGGACTTACAAGGCAGTAACAGAGCGTCTTGATTATTTGAAAGATTTAGGGATCAATGCGATTGAATTGATGCCCATCAAGGAGTTTGAAGGAAACTTATCTTGGGGTTATAATCCATCATTTTTCTTTGCCGCAGACAAGGTTTATGGTCCCAAAAATGACCTTAAAGAACTAATAGATGAGGCGCATAAAAGAGATATGGTAGTGATCCTTGACATGGTTCTCAACCATGCTTTTGGTCAAAATCCTATGGTAAGATTATACAATGATGGAGATTATGGAGCTCCGACTGAGGATAACCCTTGGTTCAATAGAGTAGCAAGACACCCATTTAATGTGGGCTATGATTTCAATCATGAAAGTGAGTATACCAAGGCTTTTGTAGATACAGTGAATCACTATTGGTTGTCAGAATATAAATTTGATGGTTATCGATTTGATTTGAGTAAAGGTTTCACGCAGGTCAACTCAGGAGACAATGTGAGTTTTTGGAGTCAGCGAGATGAATCTAGAATTGCCATCTGGAAGAACATCTATGACAATATCAAAAAGGATTTTCCAGATGCCTATGTGATTTTAGAACATTTTGCAGATAATTCGGAAGAAACTGAGCTGGCTAATTATGGGTTGATGTTTTGGGGCAATATGAATGGTGATTTCCGTGCTATGGCCAAAGGTGAAAATAGAAATTTCGATTGGGGTTATTATAAAACCAGAGGCTGGGAGCAAAGTAACCTGGTCACTTATATGGAAAGTCAAGATGAAGAACGAACCATGTGGGAATCTATAAATTATGGTCAAAGGTCACCTATAGATATTAGAGAGTTGAATCATGCTACAAATAGAAATCAATTAATGGCTACTTTCTTTTTTGCAATTCCAGGTCCAAAAATGCTTTGGCAATTTGAAGAATTTGGCTATGATTTAGAATTGAATAATGATCGTCTCGGTGTGAAACCTACACGATGGAATTACCTTGATAATCCAGAAAGACAAAGGCTGTTCAATCTTTATCGAGCTATGATTCAATTGAAAAATGATTACAATTTTTTCAATGAACCAGATGAAGCAACTTTATCCTTAACCCAAGTAGTAAAATCTATAAAAGTTGAAGAAGGAGATCTGAGTGTTGTTCTTTATGGAAATTTTGGGTTGACGGATGTAAATAATGCATCACTAACTTTCCCTAGCACTGGTACTTGGTACAACTATTTTACTGGAGAAGAAATTAATTTAACTTCTAATTCTATCACACAACGATTGAGAGGAAATCAATTTGTTTTATATACAAATCAAAAGCTTCCTATGCCAGAAGGACAGATTTTAGAAGATATTATAACCTCTGTTGAGGAAGAAAATATTGATGATTTAGCCTTTAAAATTTATCCCAACCCAAGCAGTGATATGCTGAATATTTCTATGCCTAATGGATTCAATCAATTCAATTATAGGGTTTTAGATCTAACAGGGAGAGTGTTATTGGAAGGGGAAGAATCTGGAGTAAGTAATAATTTAGAGTTAGAAATAAAGGATTTTAAGGCAGGTCTTTATATCTTTGAGCTAAATGACAACCGTCAATTAGTAAGAAAACGGTTTATAAAGAAATAA
- a CDS encoding methylglyoxal synthase, with protein MKIALIAHDGKKADLVHFLSGFKDELLQKDISLVATGTTGSHIEKAGFKVNKLLSGPLGGDAQIAAMAAQKELDLVIFFRDPLDKHPHEPDVQMLMRICDVHNIPLATNPAAANMIFKHVISLRH; from the coding sequence ATGAAAATTGCATTAATTGCACATGATGGAAAAAAAGCCGATCTGGTACATTTTCTATCTGGATTCAAAGATGAATTATTACAAAAAGACATAAGCTTAGTCGCAACAGGCACAACGGGTTCCCACATAGAAAAGGCTGGATTTAAAGTAAATAAATTACTCTCGGGACCTCTTGGTGGAGATGCTCAAATAGCTGCCATGGCAGCACAAAAAGAGTTGGATTTGGTTATTTTTTTTAGAGACCCACTAGATAAACACCCACACGAGCCTGATGTGCAGATGTTGATGCGAATATGTGACGTGCACAATATTCCCTTGGCTACAAATCCAGCTGCAGCAAATATGATTTTTAAACATGTTATTTCGCTAAGACACTAA
- the mscL gene encoding large-conductance mechanosensitive channel protein MscL has product MGMLKEFKEFAVKGNVVDLAVAVIIGGAFGKIVTSFVNDIIMPPLGVLLGGVDFKDLALTLKEAYTEEGVDFPAVVLSYGNFIQNVVDFVIIAFVIFLAIKAINSRKKKVEAAPAPPAAPPKSELLLEEIRDLLKK; this is encoded by the coding sequence ATGGGAATGTTAAAAGAATTTAAAGAATTCGCAGTCAAAGGTAATGTAGTTGATTTAGCAGTTGCGGTCATTATCGGAGGAGCCTTTGGTAAAATAGTTACCTCTTTTGTAAATGATATCATAATGCCACCTTTGGGAGTCCTTCTTGGAGGTGTAGATTTTAAAGATTTAGCTCTTACTTTGAAAGAAGCATATACTGAAGAGGGAGTAGATTTTCCTGCTGTAGTGTTAAGTTATGGTAATTTTATTCAGAATGTCGTAGATTTTGTAATTATTGCATTTGTAATTTTCTTAGCAATTAAAGCGATCAACTCTAGAAAGAAAAAAGTAGAAGCAGCACCTGCACCACCAGCAGCTCCACCAAAGTCAGAACTTTTATTGGAAGAGATTCGGGATTTATTGAAAAAATAA
- the pfkA gene encoding 6-phosphofructokinase gives MEPKTIKKIGVLTSGGDAPGMNAAIRATVRAGFFYNLEMYGIYRGYEGMINNEIKKLESKNIAHILERGGTFLKSARSAEFRTSEGRKKAYENLQKHGIDALVVIGGDGSLTGAHLFFQEFGIPAIGLPGTIDNDLSGTDSTIGFDTACNTAIQAIDKIRDTATSHDRLFFVEVMGRDAGFIAINAGIGSAAAATLIPEKKMPIERLVERLKARTKALKQSNIVIVAEGGKSGGAAEIATKIKKLLPYYDIKVTILGHLQRGGSPSSFDRVLASKLGVAAVEGLMQGKYDVMAGVINNKIVFTPITKAIVDDKEVDEDDFRIAKILST, from the coding sequence ATGGAACCAAAAACAATAAAAAAAATAGGTGTATTAACTTCAGGAGGAGATGCTCCTGGGATGAATGCAGCCATAAGAGCTACCGTGAGAGCAGGATTCTTTTATAACTTAGAAATGTACGGAATATACAGAGGTTATGAAGGAATGATTAATAATGAGATCAAAAAACTTGAAAGTAAAAATATTGCTCACATTTTGGAACGTGGCGGTACATTTCTCAAATCAGCAAGAAGTGCAGAATTCAGAACTTCTGAAGGAAGAAAAAAAGCCTATGAAAACCTTCAAAAACATGGCATCGATGCTTTGGTGGTTATAGGAGGAGATGGCTCTTTGACAGGAGCTCATTTGTTTTTTCAAGAATTTGGAATTCCTGCAATCGGACTTCCGGGTACTATAGACAATGATTTGTCAGGTACAGACAGTACAATTGGCTTTGATACAGCTTGTAATACAGCCATTCAAGCAATTGATAAAATTAGAGATACTGCTACTTCTCATGATAGACTTTTCTTTGTAGAAGTAATGGGAAGAGATGCAGGCTTTATTGCTATCAATGCCGGAATTGGAAGTGCGGCGGCAGCAACTTTGATTCCAGAGAAGAAAATGCCCATTGAAAGGCTAGTAGAAAGGCTAAAAGCTAGGACAAAAGCATTAAAACAATCTAATATCGTGATTGTAGCTGAAGGAGGTAAAAGTGGTGGAGCAGCTGAAATAGCTACAAAAATCAAAAAGCTACTTCCTTATTACGATATCAAGGTCACAATTTTAGGGCATTTGCAACGCGGTGGTTCACCAAGCTCATTTGACAGAGTCCTTGCAAGCAAACTTGGAGTAGCAGCCGTAGAGGGTCTAATGCAAGGTAAATATGATGTGATGGCAGGAGTAATTAACAATAAGATTGTCTTTACTCCTATTACCAAAGCTATAGTCGATGACAAAGAAGTAGATGAAGATGATTTTCGAATTGCAAAAATACTTTCAACCTAA
- a CDS encoding alpha-amylase family glycosyl hydrolase produces the protein MKKHLLAPILSVLTILTSCDTTSNSKVENHWPHAGITYEIFIQSFYDSNGDGIGDINGVTKKLDHVKELGANAIWFMPIMPSPSYHKYDVTDYNGIHPDYGTMDDFKNMLKSAHEKNIKVVIDLIINHTSSEHPWFIESKKGRDNPYRDYYVWAQKDTIADFINKKTITLDSDNIRQWHDPGNGEDFYYGFFIGGMPDLNFDNPKVREEIYEIGRFWLEEVGVDGFRLDAAKHIYTDDRPKDNHAFWKEFRSEMTKIKPDVYLVGEVYDMKEVVAPYLPGLPALFNFDFHYTLLESYKKEDGMLLVRKQKEILDFYKDITDEFIDATFSSNHDQPRLLNSLDENPKKLKQAVTILMSMPGAPYLYYGEEIGMMGKKPDENIREPFLWDIRANDSGRATWIDAEYSKDDVVTPLAIQKSMSTSYFNHYREIIKLRNTNRALALGDLEFYSEDLSKPVMAFLRKYEGQELFVIHNLGQEEQSINVPESFQAVLFSLGNGSLENNIVRLPGYASIILEK, from the coding sequence ATGAAAAAACATTTACTAGCTCCCATTTTATCTGTCTTGACAATATTAACCTCTTGTGATACAACTTCAAATAGTAAAGTGGAGAATCACTGGCCTCATGCAGGAATAACTTATGAAATATTTATTCAATCCTTTTACGATTCCAATGGGGATGGTATAGGTGATATAAATGGCGTGACTAAAAAATTAGACCATGTTAAAGAGCTAGGAGCGAATGCAATTTGGTTTATGCCAATCATGCCATCACCTAGTTATCACAAATATGATGTCACAGATTATAATGGTATTCATCCTGACTATGGAACTATGGATGACTTCAAAAATATGTTAAAGTCAGCACATGAGAAAAATATCAAAGTAGTCATTGATTTGATTATTAATCATACCAGTAGTGAGCATCCTTGGTTTATAGAGTCAAAAAAAGGAAGAGATAATCCTTACAGAGATTATTATGTTTGGGCTCAAAAAGATACTATAGCCGACTTTATCAATAAGAAAACGATAACATTAGATAGTGATAATATCAGACAGTGGCACGACCCTGGAAATGGAGAGGATTTTTATTATGGCTTTTTTATTGGAGGAATGCCAGATTTGAATTTTGATAATCCGAAAGTAAGAGAAGAAATCTATGAAATAGGAAGGTTTTGGCTAGAGGAAGTTGGTGTAGATGGGTTTCGATTGGATGCTGCAAAGCATATTTATACAGATGATCGGCCAAAAGATAATCATGCGTTTTGGAAAGAGTTTAGAAGTGAGATGACTAAGATTAAGCCAGATGTTTACTTAGTAGGTGAAGTTTACGATATGAAAGAAGTGGTGGCTCCTTATTTACCTGGACTACCAGCTTTATTTAATTTTGATTTTCATTACACCCTCTTAGAATCTTATAAGAAAGAGGATGGGATGCTATTGGTCAGGAAGCAAAAAGAAATTTTAGATTTTTATAAAGATATTACTGATGAATTTATAGATGCTACTTTTTCATCTAATCATGATCAGCCAAGATTACTAAATTCTTTGGATGAAAATCCAAAGAAATTGAAGCAGGCCGTTACTATTCTAATGTCTATGCCGGGTGCACCTTACCTATATTATGGTGAAGAAATTGGAATGATGGGAAAGAAACCTGATGAAAATATTCGAGAACCATTTCTTTGGGATATTCGTGCAAATGATTCTGGTAGGGCAACATGGATAGATGCAGAATATTCTAAAGATGATGTGGTGACTCCTCTTGCAATTCAAAAATCAATGAGTACCAGTTATTTTAATCATTATAGGGAAATTATAAAATTAAGAAATACAAATAGGGCATTAGCACTTGGTGATTTAGAATTTTATAGTGAAGATTTATCAAAGCCTGTAATGGCGTTTCTTAGAAAGTATGAAGGACAAGAATTGTTTGTAATTCATAATTTAGGTCAAGAAGAACAAAGTATAAATGTACCTGAATCCTTTCAAGCTGTTTTATTTTCTCTTGGTAATGGATCTTTAGAAAATAATATTGTAAGACTGCCTGGATATGCCTCCATAATTCTTGAAAAATAA
- a CDS encoding SusE domain-containing protein — protein sequence MKVFSKLLFVVFALPLIWSCEPLEQPRIIEQTGATLSGVPSNLVLSIDDADDFIVFNLNSADFGVSVSETTYEIQVDAVGNNFAAPVGIGSSTTTTVEVKVDDLNRRAIAKGLVAGEPGNLEFRVNATPSRTGLPAITGEGVSISVTPYSTEVELPFLRVPGEYQGWNPDNDNTIIYSESSDDVYEGFVHILSGSGAFKFITGPAWDEFPDFGRGDAAGTLVEKGADLLIPQNQYGTYSVKVDLNDLTYELERVGIWGIIGDATPGGWDTETPMTFDRDENILKITIDLVPGAFKFRTQTWDMNYGMSSEEGVAGFNNDGADIPIAEAGNYTITFDLKTPWEIRYSVTKN from the coding sequence ATGAAAGTATTTAGTAAACTTCTATTTGTAGTCTTTGCACTACCACTTATTTGGTCATGTGAGCCTCTTGAGCAACCTAGAATTATTGAGCAAACTGGAGCTACATTATCAGGTGTGCCTTCGAATTTAGTCTTGAGCATTGATGATGCAGATGATTTTATTGTATTTAATTTGAATTCAGCTGATTTTGGTGTGAGTGTGTCTGAAACCACCTATGAGATTCAAGTAGATGCTGTTGGAAATAACTTTGCTGCACCTGTTGGGATAGGTTCTTCTACAACCACTACTGTAGAAGTAAAAGTTGATGATCTAAATAGAAGAGCGATTGCAAAAGGCTTAGTGGCTGGTGAGCCAGGTAATTTAGAATTTAGAGTAAACGCTACGCCATCAAGAACAGGATTACCAGCGATTACTGGGGAAGGGGTTTCCATCTCAGTTACTCCATATTCGACAGAAGTTGAATTACCATTTTTAAGAGTTCCGGGTGAATATCAAGGCTGGAACCCAGATAATGATAATACTATCATCTATTCGGAAAGCTCTGACGATGTTTATGAAGGTTTTGTTCATATACTTTCAGGATCTGGTGCATTTAAGTTTATTACTGGTCCAGCTTGGGATGAGTTCCCAGATTTTGGTAGAGGTGATGCAGCTGGAACTTTAGTAGAAAAAGGTGCTGATTTATTAATTCCTCAAAATCAGTATGGGACATACAGTGTTAAAGTGGACCTAAATGATTTGACTTATGAATTGGAAAGAGTAGGTATTTGGGGGATCATCGGTGATGCTACTCCAGGTGGATGGGATACAGAGACACCTATGACTTTCGATAGAGATGAGAATATATTAAAAATAACAATCGATTTAGTTCCTGGAGCGTTTAAATTTAGAACTCAAACATGGGATATGAATTATGGGATGAGTTCGGAGGAAGGTGTTGCTGGGTTTAATAATGACGGCGCTGATATTCCAATTGCTGAGGCTGGTAATTATACTATAACGTTTGACTTGAAAACTCCTTGGGAAATTAGATACTCTGTTACTAAAAACTAA
- the fbaA gene encoding class II fructose-bisphosphate aldolase: MKFKPGVKYGEELKDLLEYAKESEFALPAVNVINTSTINGVLETAKKVNSPVIIQFSNGGAQFYAGKSLPNDKQQASVVGAISGALHVHKMAEAYGVPVILHTDHAAKKLLPWIDGMLAEGKAYYDAFKRPLYSSHMLDLSEETLEENVETSVKYFREFNKLQMAIEIELGVTGGEEDGVDNTDIDSSKLYTQPEEVAYAYENLKQVGDLFTVAAAFGNVHGVYKPGNVSLKPVILKNSQDYINQKYGTSGKPLFFVFHGGSGSTVEEIREANSYGSIKMNIDTDMQWAFWEGVLKYYQSNEGFLQTQLGNPNGPDSPNKKFYDPRAWMRKGEENFVKRLEVAFDMLNAVNRN, encoded by the coding sequence ATGAAATTCAAACCAGGAGTAAAGTACGGTGAAGAACTAAAGGATCTTTTAGAATATGCCAAGGAAAGTGAATTTGCACTTCCTGCAGTCAACGTAATCAATACGAGTACGATCAATGGTGTTTTGGAAACAGCTAAAAAAGTTAATTCCCCTGTAATTATTCAATTTTCTAATGGAGGTGCACAGTTTTATGCAGGTAAATCTCTTCCTAATGATAAACAACAAGCAAGCGTAGTAGGAGCCATTTCTGGTGCCTTGCATGTTCATAAAATGGCTGAAGCTTACGGTGTGCCGGTAATTTTACATACAGACCATGCAGCCAAAAAATTATTACCATGGATTGATGGTATGTTGGCTGAGGGAAAAGCATATTATGATGCTTTTAAAAGACCGCTTTACAGTTCTCACATGCTCGATCTTTCAGAAGAAACTCTAGAAGAGAATGTTGAAACTTCTGTGAAATACTTTAGAGAGTTCAATAAACTTCAGATGGCTATAGAAATAGAACTTGGTGTTACAGGAGGAGAAGAAGATGGTGTAGATAATACAGATATTGATAGTTCAAAATTATATACGCAACCTGAAGAAGTAGCTTACGCTTATGAAAATCTAAAGCAAGTAGGAGACTTATTTACAGTGGCTGCTGCTTTTGGGAATGTTCACGGTGTCTATAAGCCAGGAAATGTAAGTTTGAAACCTGTAATTTTGAAAAACTCTCAAGATTATATCAATCAAAAATATGGAACTTCAGGTAAGCCATTATTTTTTGTATTCCATGGAGGATCTGGTTCTACAGTAGAAGAAATAAGAGAGGCAAATAGCTATGGTTCCATTAAAATGAATATTGATACAGATATGCAGTGGGCATTCTGGGAAGGTGTTCTAAAGTACTACCAAAGCAATGAAGGCTTCTTACAGACTCAACTAGGAAACCCAAATGGCCCTGATAGTCCGAACAAGAAATTCTATGACCCTAGAGCTTGGATGAGAAAGGGAGAAGAAAATTTTGTGAAAAGATTAGAAGTTGCTTTTGATATGCTTAATGCTGTCAATAGAAATTAA